Proteins encoded together in one Rhizobacter sp. J219 window:
- a CDS encoding GNAT family N-acetyltransferase translates to MAFAEPVTLRGQHATLEPLSLAHEAEAIEAVKDGELWTLWYTSVPSPEEMRAGIERRLKLQERGSMLPFAVRNADGRLVGMTTYMNIDAPNRRVEIGSTWTAKSAQRSPLNTECKLMLLTHAFEQLDCIAVEFRTHFFNQQSRRAIERLGAKLDGILRSHQLTPNGALRDTCVYSIIASEWPAVKAHLRFQLHKPR, encoded by the coding sequence ATGGCGTTTGCCGAACCCGTCACGCTGAGAGGCCAGCACGCCACGCTGGAACCACTCTCGCTGGCCCACGAGGCCGAGGCCATCGAGGCGGTGAAAGACGGCGAGCTGTGGACGCTCTGGTACACGAGCGTTCCGTCGCCCGAAGAGATGCGGGCCGGCATCGAGCGCCGCCTCAAGCTGCAGGAACGAGGCTCCATGCTGCCATTCGCCGTGCGCAATGCCGACGGCCGTCTGGTCGGCATGACCACCTACATGAACATCGACGCGCCCAACCGCCGCGTGGAGATCGGCTCCACCTGGACGGCGAAAAGCGCCCAGCGCAGCCCGCTCAACACCGAGTGCAAGCTGATGCTGCTGACGCACGCCTTCGAGCAGCTCGACTGCATCGCGGTCGAATTCCGCACGCACTTCTTCAACCAGCAGAGCCGCCGCGCGATCGAGCGCCTGGGCGCCAAGCTCGACGGCATCCTGCGCAGCCATCAGCTCACGCCCAATGGCGCGCTGCGCGACACCTGCGTCTACAGCATCATCGCGAGCGAATGGCCGGCGGTGAAGGCGCACCTGCGCTTCCAGCTCCACAAGCCGCGCTGA
- a CDS encoding GGDEF domain-containing protein, which produces MPTLSATEIAFLMVACQQAVLALGWAIGAAVVPIDRRSALQWACYALLTGASVVIFIGASQTKSEELRAVANICVAIGIVLMERGVRQFTGRSAPWWAYALLVGAVVAVSWVGLAPQYGALRVATVSGLVALLCALTAWNIHVYARRDLGLAFGPWLALPLLLGAMVFAARSARAVVAPDTVVAELAVNNSLNIGSAVVFLVTALVFHLALVALVGMRLMAELRRLSRLDGLTDVFNRRAIDEQLHDEARRAVRSQRPFSVLMIDADYFKDINDRFGHAAGDDALRHLAKIMKAQMRDVDRIGRFGGEEFVVLLPGTASTEALSAAERLRDALLRRPWAWQGESMSLTVSIGVAAWRGPQDEVASLLKRADAALYRAKSLGRDRFELGS; this is translated from the coding sequence ATGCCCACCTTGTCTGCGACCGAGATTGCCTTTCTGATGGTGGCGTGCCAGCAGGCCGTGCTGGCACTCGGTTGGGCGATTGGCGCCGCCGTCGTGCCGATCGACCGCCGCTCGGCGCTTCAGTGGGCCTGCTACGCCCTGCTGACGGGCGCCTCGGTGGTGATCTTCATCGGCGCCAGCCAGACCAAGAGCGAGGAACTGCGGGCGGTGGCCAACATCTGCGTGGCCATCGGCATCGTGCTGATGGAGCGCGGCGTTCGCCAGTTCACCGGCCGCTCGGCGCCGTGGTGGGCCTACGCCTTGCTGGTGGGGGCCGTGGTGGCGGTGTCGTGGGTCGGGCTGGCGCCCCAGTACGGGGCGTTGCGGGTGGCCACGGTCTCGGGGCTGGTGGCCCTCCTGTGTGCGCTCACGGCCTGGAACATCCACGTCTACGCCCGCCGTGACCTGGGCCTGGCCTTCGGCCCCTGGCTGGCGTTGCCGCTCTTGCTGGGGGCGATGGTGTTTGCCGCGCGCAGCGCGCGGGCGGTGGTCGCGCCCGACACGGTGGTGGCCGAGCTGGCGGTCAACAACTCGCTCAACATCGGTTCGGCGGTGGTGTTTCTGGTCACGGCGCTGGTGTTCCACCTCGCCCTGGTGGCGCTGGTGGGCATGCGCCTGATGGCCGAGCTTCGCCGGCTCTCGCGGCTCGACGGTCTCACCGATGTCTTCAACCGTCGCGCGATCGACGAGCAGCTGCACGACGAAGCCCGGCGTGCGGTGCGCAGCCAGCGCCCGTTCTCGGTGCTCATGATCGACGCCGACTACTTCAAGGACATCAACGACCGCTTCGGCCACGCGGCGGGCGACGATGCACTGCGGCATCTCGCGAAGATCATGAAAGCGCAGATGCGCGACGTGGACCGCATCGGCCGCTTCGGCGGCGAGGAGTTCGTGGTGCTGCTGCCGGGCACGGCCTCCACCGAGGCGCTCAGTGCCGCCGAGCGCCTGCGCGACGCGCTGCTGCGCCGCCCGTGGGCCTGGCAGGGCGAGAGCATGAGCCTGACGGTGAGCATCGGCGTCGCGGCCTGGCGCGGGCCGCAAGACGAGGTGGCGTCGCTGCTGAAGCGTGCCGATGCGGCGCTGTACCGCGCCAAGTCGCTGGGGCGCGATCGTTTCGAGTTGGGCTCCTGA
- a CDS encoding autotransporter assembly complex family protein has translation MSFRSVARQGLGLVVMASLWGCANLKQDEPPPPPDNTPQAQAAEPAAAAPAASAASAPSTVAYRVEVQAPQNLRQLLLTYLDLARFQNAPQTEGITNAELIRLTAASPAQARSLLETEGYFNATIRVTRVDPPDETPLITLNVDPGPRTVIGAWELSVTGELKTRIDAGDKDALELIERLRKRWPLDEGKPFSQSAWNSAKNGTLAQLRAEGYAVAKAGETTAHVDAKTNEATLAVELQSGPLFILGDLHIEGLKRYNEDGIRHVADFGPGTPYSEKRLYDYQERLLKLNLFNSVVVSIEPDEAQAKAVPVMVRVTEQALQQAVAGVGFSDNTRERVTLEHRHLRPLGFQVQMRNKLELGRTQRTWEGELLSDPGDAQYRKLLAGGISRLDTDADTTFSWKARAGRTLYTERIERLIFAELLNATVTNGLGEFTSRALSGNYHWTWRDVDDIILPTRGLTTVIQGGAGYALSESQQDGPFARVYTRNTLYWPLPGAWFTQTRLEVAEVFAKDAVGVPDTLLFRAGGDESVRGYGYRDLGPVVNGVLTSGRQLLTGSFEIARPFSLSRPALWWAVFVDAGNAVNEWTEYKPALGYGVGVRWRSPVGPLRIDYAYGEEVKKGRLHFSVGIAF, from the coding sequence ATGAGCTTTCGTTCCGTGGCCCGCCAGGGCTTGGGCCTGGTGGTCATGGCAAGCCTCTGGGGTTGCGCGAACCTGAAGCAGGACGAACCTCCGCCACCGCCCGACAACACCCCCCAGGCCCAGGCCGCCGAGCCCGCCGCAGCCGCCCCGGCGGCCAGCGCCGCGTCGGCCCCGAGCACCGTGGCCTACCGGGTCGAGGTGCAGGCGCCCCAGAACCTGCGCCAGCTGCTGCTGACCTACCTCGACCTCGCACGCTTCCAGAACGCACCGCAGACCGAAGGCATCACCAACGCAGAGCTGATCCGCCTCACCGCGGCCTCGCCCGCGCAGGCGCGCAGCCTGCTCGAGACCGAGGGCTACTTCAACGCCACGATCAGAGTCACCCGTGTCGACCCCCCCGACGAGACGCCGCTCATCACGCTCAACGTCGACCCCGGCCCGCGCACGGTCATCGGCGCATGGGAACTCAGCGTGACGGGGGAGTTGAAGACACGCATCGACGCCGGCGACAAAGACGCTCTTGAACTGATCGAGCGCCTGCGCAAGCGTTGGCCGCTCGACGAAGGCAAGCCCTTCAGCCAGTCCGCCTGGAACAGCGCCAAGAACGGCACCCTCGCCCAGCTGCGCGCCGAAGGCTATGCGGTGGCCAAGGCCGGCGAGACCACCGCCCACGTCGATGCCAAGACCAACGAGGCCACGCTCGCCGTCGAACTGCAGAGCGGGCCGCTCTTCATCCTGGGCGACCTGCACATCGAAGGCCTCAAGCGCTACAACGAAGACGGCATCCGCCACGTGGCCGACTTCGGCCCCGGCACCCCCTACAGCGAGAAGCGCCTCTACGACTACCAGGAGCGGCTGCTCAAGCTCAACCTCTTCAACAGCGTGGTGGTGAGCATCGAGCCCGACGAAGCGCAGGCCAAGGCCGTGCCGGTGATGGTGCGCGTGACCGAGCAGGCCTTGCAGCAGGCGGTGGCCGGCGTCGGCTTCTCCGACAACACCCGCGAGCGTGTCACGCTGGAGCATCGCCACCTGCGGCCCTTGGGCTTCCAGGTGCAGATGCGCAACAAGCTCGAACTCGGCCGCACCCAGCGCACCTGGGAAGGCGAGCTGCTCAGCGACCCCGGCGATGCGCAATACCGCAAGCTGCTGGCCGGCGGCATCAGCCGGCTCGACACCGACGCCGACACCACCTTCTCGTGGAAGGCGCGCGCCGGCCGCACGCTCTACACCGAGCGCATCGAGCGGCTGATCTTCGCCGAGCTGCTCAACGCCACCGTCACCAACGGGCTGGGCGAGTTCACCAGCCGCGCCCTGTCCGGCAACTACCACTGGACCTGGCGCGACGTCGACGACATCATCCTGCCGACCCGCGGGCTCACGACCGTGATCCAGGGCGGTGCCGGTTATGCGCTCTCGGAGAGCCAGCAAGACGGTCCCTTCGCGCGGGTCTACACCCGCAACACCCTCTACTGGCCGCTGCCCGGTGCCTGGTTCACGCAGACACGGCTCGAAGTGGCCGAGGTGTTCGCCAAAGACGCCGTCGGCGTTCCCGACACCCTGCTCTTTCGCGCGGGCGGCGACGAGTCGGTGCGAGGCTACGGCTACCGCGACCTCGGCCCGGTGGTCAACGGCGTGCTCACCAGCGGCCGCCAGCTGCTCACCGGCAGCTTCGAGATCGCCCGCCCCTTCAGCCTGAGCCGCCCGGCGCTGTGGTGGGCGGTCTTCGTCGACGCGGGCAACGCGGTGAACGAGTGGACCGAGTACAAGCCAGCCCTCGGCTACGGCGTCGGCGTGCGCTGGCGCAGCCCCGTCGGGCCGCTGCGCATCGACTACGCCTATGGCGAAGAGGTGAAAAAGGGCCGCCTGCACTTCAGCGTGGGCATCGCGTTCTGA
- a CDS encoding translocation/assembly module TamB domain-containing protein, giving the protein MDTDTPAPPPPVAPRRGSRRWWWSLGALFALCAVLTALVSGLYWATGSTAGSQWLLARLALVGVQVQVKDLTGSLRGDFKAEQVVVTVGRTRVIVDKPAWRALRLDYTHAHGVWARIHVASLAADRVLITTEPGGESTPFTLPRNLHLPVELQVDELQARELQVPGLGADHPLRDVRGAVHLGHDHGRAHRFERLSARLDPLSITGHARIDALGPMAMDVALKATQSPQGQAAMPALPAWAKALRADWQAEAQSKGPLAKFELRAKLRAQGQSLDANAQVEPEAPWVLTRLEAQTEGLDLSALMQRAPHTALNGTLRITPESTDKASMLALSAKLDNTKPGRWDLQQLPVRNLIAEARWRSDQADELTVQRFEASLFDEHRPAGTLQGTANWKGRDFAVDATLTKVQPSALDNRLMAMTLSGPVKLSGTLAPRTPTGALAPPRFTALADLSGQLVDPPRPVQLRLDATGSEERIELRELRARADGASAELKGTAERAGEAWQLKARAALVDFDPKPWFPAGPRGGWRAGHHRLNLQGDADLRIADSIRLSGLADKRVLMERLAGLSGEAKLKIDNSSVANVPLAGEVQWHHTGREPMRAQGSLDVGGNHVEVDGQLATDARGQQDRWSIEARAPTLARLAPLLRAFMPSDEAAQMADTLAGSLTGDAQLRGRWPDISTQGRATLSGVKAGAWAVGQGQARWQASSSLDAPLDVQVDIGQAAWSDRKIDNTRLQLTGSGRNHQFSLNSELRVAPPVWAETLQGGRSATPAAGTANGNTPPAGRTPVRTLVAASAQGSLAGNLLHTSDPRDTTPPWSWKGVLQRFELRTTQAGAAPLLATRDVTLELRGGPPLHATIGAGRADILGAALKWNRIDWEAGRGVVTQQLDMQAELEPLAVAPLLRRVHPNFGWGGDLVVGGHVYVKQTDSFSADIVFERIKGDLTVTEESGTQALGLTDLRIGLDAKDGVWNITAGLAGEQLGVLGGAVVIRTSPQAATPPPDAPLQGVLEAQVANLGTWGPWVPAGWRLDGRLNVSASFGGRLNAPEYTGKMVGAGIGVRNMVEGVNVTDGEVDISLEGNTARINKFSARGGNGTVRVEGDARLDDTWRSRLRLVADKFQLLGRVDLRVVASGEANVALDGEFVKSEGRFTVDEGLIDFTRLSSPGLGDDVIVTGRANDPREAVPANPNAPSGNRISLDLLVNLGDNLRMRGLGIDTKLRGELRVSRPGGKWALIGKVNAVEGTFANYGQKLQIDRGIISFSGAPSDMNLDFEATRPNLDVRVGVQVRGPLQNLRVKLFSEPEMTNNEKLSWLMLGRASDGLGKTDTALVQRAAFALLAGEGDGGPGAITRAFGIDDLGLRQTEGDTRETVVSVGKQLSKRVYVAYEQNLATNSGSFQVTYRIAQRFVMRLQSGLDRSIDLIGTWRWE; this is encoded by the coding sequence ATGGACACCGACACGCCCGCACCGCCGCCCCCGGTGGCACCCCGCCGCGGCTCGCGCCGCTGGTGGTGGAGCCTGGGCGCGCTGTTCGCGCTGTGTGCGGTGTTGACAGCCTTGGTGTCGGGGCTGTACTGGGCCACCGGCAGCACCGCCGGCAGCCAGTGGCTGCTGGCGCGGCTCGCACTCGTGGGCGTGCAGGTGCAGGTGAAGGACCTGACGGGCAGCCTGCGCGGCGATTTCAAGGCAGAGCAGGTGGTGGTCACCGTCGGCCGCACGCGCGTCATCGTCGACAAGCCCGCGTGGCGCGCGCTGCGCCTCGACTACACCCATGCCCACGGGGTGTGGGCGCGCATCCACGTCGCCTCGCTGGCGGCCGATCGGGTGCTCATCACCACCGAGCCGGGCGGCGAGAGCACCCCCTTCACGCTGCCGCGCAACCTGCACCTGCCGGTGGAACTGCAGGTCGACGAACTGCAGGCCCGCGAGCTGCAGGTGCCCGGCCTCGGTGCCGACCACCCCTTGCGCGACGTGCGCGGCGCCGTGCACCTCGGTCACGACCACGGCCGTGCGCACCGCTTCGAGCGCCTGAGCGCCCGGCTCGACCCGCTCTCCATCACCGGCCACGCCCGCATCGACGCCCTCGGCCCGATGGCAATGGACGTGGCCCTCAAGGCCACGCAGAGCCCGCAAGGCCAGGCCGCGATGCCGGCGCTGCCGGCCTGGGCCAAGGCCTTGCGTGCCGACTGGCAGGCCGAGGCGCAGTCCAAGGGGCCGCTCGCCAAGTTCGAGTTGCGCGCCAAGCTGCGGGCCCAAGGCCAGTCGCTCGACGCCAACGCACAGGTCGAGCCCGAAGCCCCCTGGGTGCTGACACGCCTCGAAGCGCAGACCGAGGGCCTCGACCTCTCGGCCCTGATGCAACGTGCACCCCACACCGCCCTCAACGGCACGCTGCGCATCACTCCCGAGAGCACCGACAAGGCGAGCATGCTCGCGCTCAGCGCCAAGCTCGACAACACCAAGCCCGGCCGCTGGGACCTGCAGCAGCTGCCGGTGCGCAACCTCATCGCAGAGGCCCGCTGGCGCAGCGACCAGGCCGACGAGCTGACCGTGCAGCGCTTCGAAGCGTCGCTCTTCGACGAACACCGCCCCGCCGGCACGCTGCAAGGCACCGCCAACTGGAAGGGGCGCGACTTCGCCGTCGACGCCACGCTCACCAAGGTGCAGCCGAGCGCGCTCGACAACCGCCTGATGGCGATGACCTTGAGCGGCCCGGTCAAGCTGTCGGGCACGCTTGCGCCGCGCACGCCCACCGGCGCGTTGGCGCCACCGCGCTTCACGGCGCTGGCCGACCTGAGCGGCCAGCTCGTCGACCCACCACGACCGGTGCAACTGCGACTCGACGCCACCGGCTCCGAAGAACGCATCGAGCTGCGCGAACTGCGCGCCCGCGCCGACGGTGCCAGCGCCGAACTCAAGGGCACCGCCGAGCGCGCCGGCGAGGCCTGGCAACTCAAGGCCCGCGCCGCGCTCGTCGACTTCGACCCCAAGCCCTGGTTCCCCGCCGGCCCGCGCGGCGGCTGGCGTGCCGGCCACCACCGCCTCAACCTGCAGGGCGACGCCGACCTGCGCATCGCCGACAGCATCCGCCTGAGCGGCCTGGCCGACAAGCGCGTGCTGATGGAGCGCTTGGCGGGGCTGAGCGGCGAGGCCAAGCTCAAGATCGACAACAGCAGCGTGGCCAATGTGCCGCTCGCCGGTGAAGTGCAGTGGCACCACACCGGCCGCGAGCCCATGCGCGCGCAGGGCAGCCTCGACGTCGGCGGCAACCATGTCGAAGTCGACGGCCAGCTCGCCACCGACGCTCGCGGCCAGCAGGACCGCTGGTCGATCGAGGCCCGCGCGCCGACCCTGGCCCGCCTCGCGCCGCTGCTGCGCGCCTTCATGCCGAGCGACGAAGCCGCGCAGATGGCCGACACGCTGGCCGGCTCGCTGACCGGCGACGCCCAGCTGCGCGGCCGCTGGCCCGACATCAGCACCCAGGGCCGGGCCACGCTCAGCGGCGTCAAGGCCGGCGCCTGGGCCGTGGGCCAGGGGCAGGCCCGCTGGCAGGCCAGCAGCAGCCTCGACGCCCCGCTCGACGTGCAGGTCGACATCGGCCAGGCCGCCTGGTCCGACCGCAAGATCGACAACACCCGGCTGCAGCTCACCGGCAGCGGGCGCAACCACCAGTTCTCGCTCAACAGCGAGCTGCGCGTCGCACCGCCGGTATGGGCCGAAACGCTGCAAGGCGGCCGCAGCGCGACGCCGGCCGCAGGCACGGCCAACGGCAACACGCCGCCAGCCGGACGCACGCCGGTGCGCACCCTGGTGGCCGCGTCGGCACAGGGCAGCCTCGCCGGCAACCTGCTGCACACCAGCGACCCGCGCGACACTACGCCGCCCTGGTCGTGGAAAGGCGTGCTGCAGCGCTTCGAACTGCGCACCACCCAGGCCGGCGCCGCGCCCTTGCTCGCCACCCGCGACGTCACGCTCGAACTGCGCGGCGGCCCGCCGCTGCACGCCACCATCGGCGCCGGCCGCGCCGACATCCTCGGTGCCGCCCTCAAGTGGAACCGCATCGACTGGGAAGCCGGCCGCGGCGTGGTCACGCAGCAGCTCGACATGCAGGCCGAACTCGAACCCCTTGCCGTGGCACCCCTCCTGCGCCGCGTGCACCCCAATTTCGGCTGGGGCGGCGACCTGGTGGTGGGTGGCCATGTCTATGTGAAGCAGACCGACAGCTTCAGCGCCGACATCGTCTTCGAGCGCATCAAGGGCGACCTCACCGTCACCGAAGAAAGCGGCACCCAGGCGCTCGGCCTCACCGACCTGCGCATCGGCCTCGACGCGAAAGACGGCGTGTGGAACATCACCGCCGGCCTGGCCGGCGAACAGCTCGGCGTGCTCGGCGGCGCGGTCGTCATCCGCACCTCGCCGCAGGCGGCCACACCGCCACCCGACGCTCCGCTGCAGGGCGTGCTCGAAGCGCAGGTCGCCAACCTCGGCACCTGGGGCCCGTGGGTGCCGGCCGGCTGGCGCCTCGACGGCCGACTCAACGTCAGCGCCAGTTTCGGCGGCCGCCTCAACGCGCCCGAGTACACGGGCAAGATGGTCGGCGCGGGCATCGGCGTGCGCAACATGGTCGAGGGTGTCAACGTCACCGATGGCGAGGTCGACATCTCGCTCGAAGGCAACACCGCGCGCATCAACAAATTCAGCGCCCGCGGCGGCAACGGCACCGTGCGCGTCGAGGGCGACGCCCGGCTCGACGACACCTGGCGCTCGCGGCTGAGGCTCGTGGCCGACAAGTTCCAGCTGCTCGGGCGCGTCGACCTGCGCGTGGTCGCCAGCGGCGAAGCCAACGTCGCGCTCGACGGCGAATTTGTGAAGAGCGAAGGCCGCTTCACCGTCGACGAAGGCCTGATCGACTTCACCCGCCTGAGCTCACCCGGCCTCGGCGACGACGTCATCGTCACCGGCCGTGCGAACGACCCGCGCGAGGCCGTGCCCGCCAACCCCAACGCACCAAGCGGCAACCGCATCTCGCTCGACCTGCTGGTGAACCTCGGAGACAACCTGCGCATGCGCGGCCTGGGCATCGACACCAAGCTGCGCGGAGAGCTGCGCGTGTCGCGCCCCGGCGGCAAGTGGGCACTGATCGGCAAGGTCAACGCGGTCGAAGGCACCTTCGCCAACTACGGACAGAAGCTGCAGATCGACCGCGGCATCATCAGCTTCAGCGGCGCCCCGAGCGACATGAACCTCGACTTCGAGGCCACGCGGCCCAACCTCGACGTGCGCGTGGGCGTGCAGGTGCGGGGCCCGCTGCAGAACCTGCGCGTGAAGCTCTTCTCCGAGCCCGAGATGACCAACAACGAGAAGCTGTCATGGCTGATGCTCGGCCGCGCGAGCGACGGCCTCGGCAAGACCGACACCGCCCTCGTGCAACGCGCCGCCTTCGCGCTCCTGGCCGGAGAAGGCGACGGCGGCCCCGGCGCCATCACCAGGGCCTTCGGCATCGACGACCTGGGCCTGCGCCAGACCGAAGGCGACACCCGCGAGACGGTGGTGTCGGTCGGCAAGCAACTGTCCAAGCGCGTGTACGTGGCCTACGAGCAGAACCTCGCCACCAACTCCGGCAGCTTCCAGGTCACCTACCGCATCGCGCAACGCTTCGTGATGCGCCTGCAGTCCGGCCTCGACCGCTCCATCGACCTCATCGGCACCTGGCGATGGGAGTGA
- a CDS encoding M20/M25/M40 family metallo-hydrolase, with product MPTTLRHLRCLSLCAALALPFATAAAPDARLLAASQKAEPEVIETLKDLVLIESGSANVEGIAKIADYCEKRLQALGARTERIKATRGHGSIVKGTFRGTGTQRIALIAHMDTVYPANTLATQPYKREGNKLYGPGIADDKGGIAVILHSLKLLNDAGWRNHAQLTVLFNPDEEIGSSGSSELLAALGEEHDVVLSFEPTAAKAVAKTEGVLLGTSGIAYATMEVHGRSSHAGAAPDAGRNALVELSHQILQTKDVAKSVPGTQLNWTKATAGEVGNQIPEKAVAHGDVRLQARDGAEKLKAALQEKVDSSRLVPDTRTTIKMEVNRPAFNAGERGRALAVHAQKIYAELDGRPLQLFPMSGGGTDAAFAARSGKAVVLESLGLAGFGYHARDEYIEIDSIVPRLYLASRLMIDIGAGVAK from the coding sequence ATGCCGACGACCCTTCGCCACCTTCGCTGCCTGTCCTTGTGTGCGGCACTCGCGCTGCCCTTCGCTACCGCGGCGGCCCCCGATGCCAGGTTGCTGGCCGCCAGTCAGAAGGCCGAGCCCGAGGTCATCGAGACCCTCAAGGACCTGGTGCTCATCGAGTCGGGCAGCGCCAACGTCGAAGGCATCGCGAAGATCGCCGACTACTGCGAGAAGCGCCTGCAGGCCCTCGGCGCACGCACCGAGCGCATCAAGGCCACGCGCGGCCACGGCAGCATCGTCAAGGGAACGTTCCGCGGCACCGGCACGCAGCGCATCGCACTCATCGCCCACATGGACACGGTCTACCCCGCCAACACGCTCGCCACGCAGCCCTACAAGCGCGAGGGCAACAAGCTCTACGGCCCGGGCATCGCCGACGACAAGGGCGGCATCGCCGTCATCCTGCATTCGCTCAAGCTGCTCAACGATGCCGGTTGGCGCAACCATGCGCAGCTCACGGTGCTCTTCAACCCCGACGAGGAGATCGGCTCCAGCGGGTCGAGCGAGCTGCTTGCGGCGCTCGGCGAAGAGCACGACGTGGTGCTGTCGTTCGAGCCGACCGCGGCGAAGGCCGTGGCCAAGACCGAAGGCGTGCTGCTCGGCACTTCGGGCATCGCCTACGCGACCATGGAGGTGCACGGCCGCTCTTCGCATGCCGGCGCGGCACCCGATGCGGGGCGCAACGCACTGGTGGAGCTGTCGCACCAGATCCTGCAGACGAAGGACGTGGCCAAGAGCGTGCCCGGCACCCAGCTCAACTGGACCAAGGCGACCGCCGGCGAAGTGGGCAACCAGATCCCCGAGAAGGCCGTCGCGCATGGCGACGTGCGCCTGCAGGCGCGCGACGGTGCCGAGAAGCTGAAGGCCGCGCTGCAGGAAAAGGTCGACAGCAGCCGCCTGGTGCCCGACACCCGCACGACGATCAAGATGGAAGTGAACCGCCCCGCGTTCAACGCCGGCGAACGCGGCCGTGCGCTTGCGGTGCACGCGCAGAAGATCTACGCCGAACTCGATGGCCGCCCGCTGCAACTCTTCCCGATGAGCGGCGGCGGCACCGACGCAGCCTTTGCGGCCCGTTCAGGCAAGGCGGTCGTGCTTGAAAGCCTGGGGCTGGCCGGTTTCGGCTACCACGCACGCGACGAGTACATCGAGATCGACTCGATCGTGCCGCGCCTCTACCTCGCATCGCGGCTGATGATCGACATCGGCGCAGGCGTGGCGAAGTAG
- a CDS encoding GlxA family transcriptional regulator, with translation MRPSHPSRPSETAARRTPLHVRLLWLPEALPGTLFGALDVLRTTARIAELQRPGQARELSWQIVSASGRSMPSPFASTSQRTSRRAPRRPPDQSLLLIPALNADNAPHLGETVVRATAALRLVERHVQAGGWVAACGSGMVVLAELGLLDGHRVAAPWVYQSWIARRYPRCNFGADEAMGSADRFFTCVAPASMTEFMLRVLGHLHDPDLAQACSQVLLHQPLRQQLTPSLVESQWITKTSDSPVYRAMQWLQANVDKPYRLAPVAAAAAASERTLLRHFRQVTGMTPLDYLHHLRIERAKMLLEVTLHGVPGIAEACGYSDTASFRRLFQRKTGMSLSEYRSRYTLRARRPHWRVERQAPRG, from the coding sequence ATGCGCCCTTCCCACCCTTCCCGCCCTTCCGAAACCGCGGCACGCCGCACCCCCTTGCACGTGCGCCTGCTGTGGCTGCCGGAGGCCCTGCCGGGCACCCTCTTCGGGGCGCTCGACGTGCTGCGCACCACCGCACGCATCGCCGAGCTGCAGCGGCCCGGCCAGGCGCGTGAACTGAGTTGGCAGATCGTGTCGGCCAGCGGGCGCTCGATGCCCTCGCCCTTCGCGTCGACATCGCAGCGCACGAGCCGGCGTGCACCGCGCCGCCCACCCGATCAGTCGCTGCTGCTCATCCCCGCCCTCAACGCCGACAACGCGCCGCACCTCGGCGAGACCGTCGTGCGGGCCACGGCCGCGCTGCGCCTCGTCGAGCGCCACGTGCAGGCCGGCGGGTGGGTCGCCGCGTGCGGCAGCGGCATGGTGGTGCTCGCCGAACTCGGCCTGCTCGACGGCCACCGCGTGGCCGCGCCCTGGGTCTACCAGAGCTGGATTGCGCGCCGCTACCCGCGATGCAACTTCGGCGCCGATGAAGCGATGGGCAGCGCCGATCGGTTCTTCACCTGCGTGGCACCGGCGTCGATGACGGAATTCATGCTGCGCGTGCTGGGCCACCTGCACGACCCCGATCTCGCACAGGCCTGCTCGCAAGTGCTGCTGCACCAGCCGCTGCGCCAGCAGCTCACGCCCAGCCTGGTGGAAAGCCAGTGGATCACCAAGACCTCCGACAGCCCGGTGTATCGCGCGATGCAGTGGCTGCAGGCCAACGTCGACAAGCCGTACCGGCTCGCGCCAGTGGCGGCGGCCGCCGCGGCCAGCGAGCGCACCTTGCTGCGCCACTTCCGCCAGGTCACCGGCATGACGCCGCTCGACTACCTGCACCACCTGCGCATCGAGCGCGCCAAGATGCTGCTGGAGGTGACGCTGCACGGCGTGCCCGGCATCGCCGAGGCCTGCGGCTACAGCGACACCGCCTCGTTCCGGCGGCTGTTTCAGCGCAAGACGGGGATGTCGCTGTCGGAGTACCGCAGCCGCTACACACTGCGGGCACGCCGCCCGCACTGGCGGGTGGAGCGGCAGGCACCGAGAGGCTGA
- a CDS encoding carboxymuconolactone decarboxylase family protein, with protein sequence MPRVPLLDAHTASPDSQALLVQIHTAFGATPNMFKAVAHSPAALKSMWGSFAAFSHGVLDAKLTEKIAVAVAQRNACEYCLAAHVALGRKAGASAEEMAAAQMGEASDARTTAALRFALKLVDARGQVADADVQALRAVGFGDAEVVEILAHVALNLFTNYVNVAFAVPVDFPAVPLRRAA encoded by the coding sequence ATGCCCCGCGTTCCCCTGCTCGATGCTCACACCGCGTCGCCCGACAGCCAGGCCCTGCTCGTCCAGATCCACACCGCGTTTGGCGCCACGCCCAACATGTTCAAGGCGGTGGCGCACTCGCCGGCCGCGCTGAAGAGCATGTGGGGGTCGTTCGCCGCCTTCAGCCACGGCGTGCTCGATGCGAAGCTCACTGAGAAGATTGCCGTCGCGGTGGCGCAGCGCAATGCCTGCGAGTACTGCCTGGCCGCCCATGTGGCGCTCGGCCGCAAGGCCGGTGCGAGCGCCGAAGAGATGGCCGCGGCGCAGATGGGCGAGGCGAGCGATGCCCGCACCACCGCGGCGCTGCGCTTTGCGCTCAAGCTCGTCGATGCACGTGGCCAGGTGGCCGACGCCGACGTGCAGGCCTTGCGCGCGGTCGGCTTCGGTGACGCCGAGGTGGTTGAGATCCTCGCGCACGTGGCGCTGAACCTTTTCACGAACTACGTGAACGTGGCCTTCGCTGTGCCGGTGGACTTTCCGGCCGTGCCGCTGCGTCGCGCCGCCTGA